Proteins encoded within one genomic window of Xylophilus sp. GOD-11R:
- a CDS encoding histidine kinase famiy protein codes for MAIDEKPPIRGSHAPEVSEQGSLASSIQEHRDDIFFAAIETTRMPMLVTDPRQADNPIVFSNRAFASMTGYTAEEVIGTNCRFLQGPDTDRAKVAAIREAIANRREITVEILNYRKDGSSFWNALYISPVYNRNKELVFFFASQLDVSRRRDAEESLAQAQKMEALGQLTGGISHDFNNLLQVMSGHVDLLMASADRGQATPERVKRIGSNMRSAVSKAATLTQQLLAFSRKQRLEGRVVNLNAVIRSLSDLVERTFGGTVELNTVFASGLDNCRLDTVQLELAILNVLVNARDAMPDGGRITLKTGNQRVETEDHRHFPDLAPGDYVCISITDTGSGIPPEIVSRVMDPFFTTKEEGKGTGLGLSMVYGFTKQSGGATHLYSEVGIGTTVRLYFPATKDVLHADKQVVPRDPDLGGDETILVVDDRHEVAELSRDMLEGLGYRVYVANGGKEALELVDGPALDQAPDLLFSDIIMPGGMNGFVLARELQARLPGIKVILTTGYASTGDTGEREQSHEFEILKKPYRLSELARKVRRVLDLQSAST; via the coding sequence ATGGCCATTGACGAGAAGCCGCCCATCCGGGGCTCGCACGCACCCGAAGTATCCGAACAAGGCTCCCTGGCCAGCTCCATCCAGGAACACCGGGACGACATCTTCTTCGCCGCAATCGAAACCACCCGCATGCCCATGCTGGTGACCGACCCTCGCCAGGCGGACAACCCCATCGTCTTCAGCAACCGTGCCTTCGCCTCCATGACCGGCTACACGGCAGAAGAGGTCATCGGCACCAACTGCCGGTTCCTGCAAGGCCCCGACACCGATCGTGCCAAGGTGGCCGCCATCCGCGAGGCCATCGCCAACCGGAGGGAGATCACGGTCGAGATCCTGAACTACCGCAAGGACGGCTCCAGCTTCTGGAATGCGCTCTACATCTCGCCGGTCTACAACCGCAACAAGGAGCTCGTCTTCTTCTTCGCTTCGCAGCTGGACGTCAGCCGGCGCCGGGACGCCGAAGAAAGCCTCGCCCAGGCCCAGAAGATGGAAGCGCTCGGCCAACTCACCGGCGGCATCTCGCACGACTTCAACAACCTGCTCCAGGTGATGTCGGGACATGTGGACCTGCTCATGGCCAGTGCCGATCGCGGACAGGCGACACCCGAGCGCGTGAAGCGCATCGGCAGCAACATGCGAAGCGCCGTTTCCAAGGCCGCCACCCTCACGCAGCAACTGTTGGCCTTCTCCCGCAAGCAGCGTCTGGAAGGCCGGGTCGTCAATCTCAACGCGGTCATCCGCAGCCTCTCGGATCTGGTGGAGCGGACCTTCGGCGGCACCGTCGAGCTGAACACGGTCTTCGCTTCCGGCCTCGACAACTGCCGGCTCGACACGGTGCAGCTCGAGCTCGCCATCCTGAACGTCCTGGTCAACGCACGCGACGCCATGCCCGACGGTGGCCGCATCACCCTCAAGACCGGCAACCAGCGCGTGGAAACCGAAGACCACCGCCACTTCCCCGACCTGGCGCCCGGCGACTACGTATGCATCTCCATCACCGACACGGGCTCGGGAATCCCGCCTGAAATCGTGAGCCGGGTCATGGACCCCTTCTTCACCACCAAGGAAGAAGGCAAGGGCACGGGACTGGGTCTGTCCATGGTCTACGGCTTCACCAAACAGTCCGGTGGCGCGACCCACCTCTACAGTGAAGTCGGCATCGGCACCACGGTTCGGCTGTACTTCCCCGCCACCAAGGACGTGCTGCACGCAGACAAGCAGGTGGTGCCGCGGGATCCCGACCTGGGCGGCGACGAGACCATCCTGGTGGTAGACGACCGGCACGAAGTGGCCGAACTGTCGCGCGACATGCTCGAAGGCCTCGGCTACCGGGTGTACGTGGCCAACGGCGGCAAGGAAGCGCTGGAACTCGTCGACGGCCCCGCGCTGGACCAGGCGCCCGACCTGCTGTTCTCCGACATCATCATGCCCGGCGGCATGAACGGTTTCGTGCTGGCGCGCGAGCTCCAGGCGAGGCTGCCGGGCATCAAGGTGATCCTGACGACGGGTTATGCGTCGACGGGCGACACCGGCGAGCGGGAGCAGAGCCACGAGTTCGAAATCCTCAAGAAGCCCTACCGCCTGTCCGAACTGGCGCGCAAGGTGCGGCGCGTGCTCGACCTGCAAAGCGCATCGACCTAG
- a CDS encoding SDR family NAD(P)-dependent oxidoreductase codes for MPSFPAGYRALVIGGSGAIGAALVAELRADPKCRQVLALGRGSTPSIDFADAASIGRAAEAVRADGPWHLVIVATGMLQGPTGGPEKRLGDIDAQHMAASFAVNTIGPTLALAHFAPQLVRGERSVLAVLSAKVGSIGDNRLGGWYSYRASKAALNMVVKTAAIETRRTHPHCVMAALHPGTVDSALSAPFRGAQIGRPASVAARELLTLLDSLQPEYSGGFWAYDGQCLPW; via the coding sequence ATGCCATCATTTCCTGCCGGCTATCGCGCGCTGGTGATCGGAGGCTCCGGCGCCATCGGCGCCGCCCTGGTCGCCGAGCTGCGCGCAGACCCGAAATGCCGCCAGGTGCTGGCGCTGGGACGCGGCAGCACACCGTCCATCGATTTCGCCGATGCGGCCAGCATCGGCCGAGCCGCTGAAGCGGTACGCGCTGACGGCCCCTGGCATCTGGTCATCGTGGCGACCGGCATGTTGCAGGGCCCGACGGGCGGCCCCGAAAAGCGTCTCGGCGATATCGACGCGCAACACATGGCGGCCAGTTTTGCGGTCAATACCATCGGGCCCACCCTGGCGCTGGCGCACTTCGCTCCCCAACTCGTGCGCGGGGAGCGCAGCGTGTTGGCCGTGCTGTCGGCCAAGGTGGGCAGCATCGGCGACAACCGCCTGGGCGGCTGGTACAGCTACCGGGCGTCCAAGGCGGCGCTGAACATGGTGGTGAAGACAGCGGCCATCGAGACGAGACGCACCCATCCCCACTGCGTAATGGCAGCCCTGCACCCGGGGACCGTCGATTCGGCCCTGTCCGCGCCGTTCCGGGGCGCACAGATCGGCCGGCCCGCCAGCGTGGCGGCCCGAGAGCTGTTGACGCTGCTCGATAGCCTGCAGCCGGAATACAGCGGTGGTTTCTGGGCCTACGACGGCCAGTGTCTGCCCTGGTGA
- a CDS encoding SDR family oxidoreductase, which produces MSRDQYSFQNPVEQYGRVEPPVQHQPVPGVQARMTPVPDLGEKTYRGSGRLAGRKALITGGDSGIGGAVAIAFAREGADVVIVHLPAEQEDAAHILGHIEQAGTKGHAIAVDITDAGRCRALVTEAVGFLGGLDILVNNAGKQVAVAHIADLSDEQFELTFRTNVFANFWITKAALAHMSAGASIINTASLEAYKPSPERLDYAATKAAINNFSKGLAQQVASRGIRVNVVAPGPVWTALQVSGGVSDEQMKAFDDESTYQRSGQPAELAPAYVFLASAESSYVSGETLNVNGGMVTP; this is translated from the coding sequence ATGTCTCGTGATCAATACAGCTTCCAGAATCCCGTCGAGCAGTACGGTCGTGTGGAACCACCCGTGCAACACCAGCCGGTGCCCGGCGTTCAGGCGCGGATGACGCCAGTGCCCGATCTGGGCGAGAAGACCTATCGCGGCAGCGGGCGCCTCGCCGGGCGCAAGGCCTTGATCACCGGCGGCGACTCCGGAATCGGCGGTGCGGTCGCCATCGCGTTCGCCCGCGAGGGCGCCGACGTCGTGATCGTGCACCTGCCTGCCGAGCAGGAGGACGCCGCTCACATCCTGGGGCACATAGAGCAGGCTGGCACCAAGGGGCACGCGATCGCCGTCGACATCACCGACGCCGGTCGCTGCCGTGCGCTCGTCACCGAAGCGGTCGGCTTTCTCGGCGGGCTCGACATCCTCGTCAACAACGCCGGCAAGCAGGTGGCCGTCGCGCACATTGCGGATTTGTCCGACGAGCAATTCGAGTTGACGTTCCGCACGAACGTGTTCGCGAATTTCTGGATCACCAAGGCCGCGCTGGCCCACATGTCGGCGGGCGCCAGCATCATCAACACCGCGTCGCTGGAGGCCTACAAGCCATCACCGGAACGTCTGGATTACGCGGCCACCAAGGCAGCCATCAATAATTTTTCGAAGGGCCTCGCGCAGCAGGTTGCTTCACGCGGTATTCGGGTGAACGTGGTCGCGCCCGGGCCGGTGTGGACGGCGCTGCAGGTCTCGGGCGGTGTGTCCGACGAGCAGATGAAGGCATTCGACGATGAGAGTACCTACCAGCGTTCCGGTCAGCCCGCCGAACTCGCGCCCGCCTACGTGTTCCTGGCCTCCGCAGAATCGAGCTATGTCTCGGGCGAGACCTTGAACGTGAACGGTGGGATGGTCACGCCGTGA
- a CDS encoding DUF421 domain-containing protein, with protein sequence MNLPALDLEGMLTFTLSPWELMLRGTVMFWFLLLIFRFVLRRDMGDVGVSDFLFVVILGDAAQNAMIGDGTSTLDGMVLIGTLVAWNFGLDWLGYRVPAVERFVSGSRICLVRHGRLQRRALRREYITEEDVMAKLREEGLERLDQVKLMNLETDGQISVVKVRDV encoded by the coding sequence ATGAATCTTCCCGCTCTCGACCTGGAAGGCATGCTGACCTTCACGCTTTCGCCGTGGGAGTTGATGCTGCGCGGAACCGTGATGTTCTGGTTCCTGCTGTTGATCTTCCGCTTCGTCCTGCGCAGGGACATGGGCGACGTGGGCGTCTCCGACTTCCTCTTCGTCGTCATCCTGGGCGATGCCGCGCAGAACGCCATGATCGGGGACGGCACCTCGACCTTGGACGGCATGGTCCTCATCGGGACGCTCGTCGCGTGGAACTTCGGCCTGGACTGGCTGGGGTACCGCGTGCCTGCGGTGGAGCGGTTCGTGTCGGGCAGCCGCATCTGCCTGGTTCGGCACGGTCGATTGCAGAGGCGCGCCCTGCGCCGCGAATACATCACCGAGGAGGATGTGATGGCGAAGCTCCGCGAAGAAGGCCTGGAGCGGCTGGACCAGGTCAAGCTCATGAATCTGGAGACGGACGGGCAGATCAGTGTGGTGAAGGTACGCGACGTTTGA
- a CDS encoding YihY/virulence factor BrkB family protein has translation MRHGMHLLRQCWTRVSDSVMAVPGLRVLLRAIRNYVLHQSANQAGSLAFSSVLAMFPLLLLLSATAAYIGEPGDAAALAKRVVDYAPALVREALEPVIRQVLAQRNQALVTIGVLITLWTASSGMQAVRTALNRSYGIQRGLPFWKARIKVTLFTIVVGLGVVATFSSVIVMPYVWQWLQAHLGIGHETAWMRDTVRYGTAFAVLVVLYALMYAWLPDAPQRLRTVVPGAIVGALLWVAAAATLSYTLGSAGKLALVYGSFAGVTATLVFLYVSATTLIYGAEVNAVLGEKAQTSPDGSDTVHGGQDRRL, from the coding sequence ATGAGGCACGGCATGCACCTGCTGCGGCAATGCTGGACCCGCGTCAGCGATTCGGTGATGGCAGTGCCCGGCCTGCGGGTGCTGCTGCGGGCCATTCGCAACTACGTGCTGCATCAAAGCGCCAACCAGGCCGGCAGCCTGGCCTTCTCGTCGGTGCTGGCGATGTTTCCACTGCTGTTGCTGCTGTCGGCCACCGCGGCCTACATCGGCGAACCGGGCGACGCCGCCGCACTGGCCAAGCGAGTTGTCGATTACGCGCCGGCGCTGGTGCGCGAGGCCCTGGAACCCGTCATCCGCCAGGTGCTGGCGCAACGCAACCAGGCGCTGGTCACCATCGGCGTTCTCATCACGCTGTGGACGGCGTCCTCGGGCATGCAGGCGGTGCGCACCGCGCTCAACCGCTCCTATGGCATCCAGCGCGGGCTGCCGTTCTGGAAGGCGCGCATCAAGGTCACGCTGTTCACCATCGTCGTCGGGCTGGGTGTGGTGGCCACCTTCAGTTCGGTCATCGTCATGCCCTATGTGTGGCAGTGGCTGCAGGCCCACCTGGGCATCGGCCATGAGACCGCCTGGATGCGTGACACGGTGCGCTACGGCACGGCCTTCGCGGTGCTGGTGGTGTTGTACGCGCTGATGTATGCCTGGCTGCCCGACGCCCCCCAGCGACTGCGCACGGTGGTGCCGGGCGCCATCGTGGGCGCGTTGCTCTGGGTGGCCGCCGCCGCCACGCTCTCCTACACCCTGGGCTCTGCCGGCAAGCTGGCGCTGGTGTATGGCAGCTTCGCGGGTGTCACGGCCACGCTGGTGTTCCTCTACGTCAGCGCCACCACGCTCATTTACGGCGCTGAGGTCAACGCGGTGCTGGGCGAAAAGGCGCAAACGTCGCCGGATGGCAGCGACACGGTACATGGCGGGCAGGATCGCCGGCTCTAG
- a CDS encoding cbb3-type cytochrome c oxidase subunit I — translation MNKKSGTDDTTPRRPISRLPRPPGEREALERAWAPPPAGWRRLAAVNNTHVGLFYIATALLFFLLAGVLGLMMRAQLAVPEAELLSAGTYNQVFTMHGTVMMFLFAVPVVEALAVYLLPGMLGARDLPFPRLSAYAFWAYAIGGIVFFCTIFFGASPDGGWFMYPPLTGKEHSPGVGADWWLLGIGFIEISAIAGAIELIIGVLFTRAPGMSLWRMPVFAWAMLVTALMIVFAFPAIIAGTLLLELERAADWPFFIPARGGDPLLWQHLFWFFGHPEVYIIFLPAAGMVSMMVPALARTPLVGYRWAVAALCGVGLLSFALWVHHMFSAGLGSFSMFLVSAASFAVAVPSAVQIFAWIGTFWRGQVQGNTPTLFLVGFHAIFVLGGLTGIMVAVLPFDWQVHDSYFIVAHLHYVLIGGMVFPVFAGLYYWAPLVNGQRLSERLGRWSFGLMFAGFNLAFFPMHIAGLMGMPRRVYTYASGLGWELPNLLSTVGAFVFAAGVALCLGDLVRTLARRSGPHRDPWQAPSLEWVAGDDYGVRSIPQVDSREPLWQRPTLAREIEDGAHWLPGTVFGGRETLVTSVRAARPQQLLLLPTDGWLPFIAAAGTAGFFLLLTVAMVLPALLCGALAIGCIVGWLWQSDRAAPQARAEVGDGVWLPTQRTGRQSHSWWAVVILLCVDASVFASIAFAHLHVSMAAVVCPPPGAALPALAAPAGAAGLWLMASAAMGWARRRLARHPAGQGGLRAAMALAWVGAVGGMVLMVWSHAEAGLAPKADAWSATVAALLGWQAFHVLVLAVMAPYVLARSWTGLLQPRARATLDNIVLFWHYVTAQGVAGAALVQFLPEWMA, via the coding sequence ATGAACAAAAAAAGCGGCACCGACGACACGACGCCCCGGCGACCCATCAGCCGCCTGCCGCGACCTCCGGGCGAACGCGAGGCGCTGGAGAGAGCCTGGGCGCCGCCGCCGGCCGGGTGGCGCCGGCTGGCGGCGGTCAACAACACGCATGTCGGGCTGTTCTACATCGCCACCGCGCTGCTCTTCTTTCTTCTGGCCGGTGTACTGGGGCTGATGATGCGGGCGCAGCTCGCAGTGCCGGAGGCCGAACTGCTCTCGGCGGGCACCTACAACCAGGTCTTCACCATGCATGGCACGGTGATGATGTTCCTCTTCGCGGTGCCGGTGGTGGAGGCGCTGGCGGTGTATCTGCTGCCGGGCATGCTGGGCGCGCGCGACCTGCCGTTCCCCCGCCTGTCGGCCTATGCCTTCTGGGCCTACGCCATCGGCGGCATCGTCTTCTTCTGCACCATCTTCTTCGGCGCATCGCCCGACGGCGGCTGGTTCATGTACCCGCCGCTCACCGGCAAGGAGCATTCGCCCGGGGTGGGCGCCGACTGGTGGCTGCTGGGCATCGGTTTCATCGAGATCTCGGCGATTGCCGGTGCGATCGAACTCATCATCGGCGTGCTCTTCACCCGCGCGCCGGGCATGAGCCTGTGGCGCATGCCGGTGTTCGCCTGGGCCATGCTGGTGACGGCATTGATGATCGTATTCGCCTTCCCGGCCATCATCGCCGGCACGCTGTTGCTGGAGCTGGAGCGTGCGGCCGACTGGCCGTTCTTCATTCCCGCGCGGGGCGGCGATCCGCTGCTGTGGCAGCACCTGTTCTGGTTCTTCGGACACCCGGAGGTCTACATCATCTTCCTGCCGGCGGCAGGCATGGTGTCGATGATGGTGCCCGCCCTGGCGCGCACGCCGCTGGTGGGCTACCGCTGGGCGGTGGCGGCGTTGTGCGGCGTGGGCTTGCTGAGCTTCGCGCTCTGGGTGCACCACATGTTCAGCGCGGGGCTGGGCAGCTTCTCGATGTTCCTGGTGTCGGCCGCGAGCTTCGCGGTGGCCGTGCCCAGCGCCGTGCAGATCTTCGCGTGGATCGGCACCTTCTGGCGCGGCCAGGTCCAGGGCAACACCCCGACGCTGTTCCTGGTGGGCTTTCACGCCATCTTCGTGCTGGGCGGGCTCACCGGCATCATGGTGGCGGTACTGCCTTTCGACTGGCAGGTACACGACAGCTACTTCATCGTGGCCCACCTCCACTACGTGCTCATCGGCGGCATGGTGTTCCCGGTATTCGCCGGGCTGTACTACTGGGCGCCGCTGGTGAACGGACAGCGCCTGTCCGAGCGCCTGGGCCGCTGGAGCTTCGGGCTGATGTTCGCGGGCTTCAACCTGGCCTTCTTTCCCATGCATATCGCCGGCCTGATGGGCATGCCGCGCCGGGTGTACACCTATGCCTCGGGGCTGGGCTGGGAGCTGCCCAACCTGCTTTCCACCGTCGGTGCATTCGTCTTCGCGGCCGGGGTGGCGCTGTGCCTGGGTGATCTGGTGCGCACGCTGGCGCGCCGGAGCGGCCCGCATCGCGACCCCTGGCAGGCCCCCTCGCTGGAATGGGTGGCGGGCGACGACTATGGCGTGCGCAGCATTCCGCAGGTCGATTCTCGCGAGCCGCTCTGGCAGCGGCCCACGCTGGCCCGCGAGATCGAGGACGGCGCCCACTGGCTGCCCGGCACCGTGTTCGGCGGCCGCGAGACGCTGGTGACCAGCGTGCGGGCCGCTCGGCCGCAGCAACTCCTGTTGCTGCCGACCGATGGCTGGCTGCCTTTCATCGCCGCCGCCGGCACCGCGGGCTTCTTCCTGCTGCTGACCGTGGCCATGGTGCTTCCGGCCCTGCTGTGCGGGGCCCTTGCCATTGGCTGCATCGTGGGCTGGTTATGGCAGTCCGACCGCGCTGCGCCCCAGGCCCGCGCCGAGGTGGGCGACGGCGTGTGGCTGCCCACCCAGCGCACCGGCCGGCAATCGCATTCCTGGTGGGCGGTGGTCATTCTGCTGTGTGTGGATGCGAGCGTGTTCGCCTCGATCGCCTTCGCCCACCTGCATGTGTCGATGGCCGCGGTGGTCTGTCCGCCGCCCGGTGCCGCGCTGCCGGCGCTGGCGGCGCCCGCCGGGGCGGCGGGCCTGTGGCTGATGGCGTCGGCGGCCATGGGCTGGGCGCGGCGAAGGCTGGCGCGGCATCCGGCAGGGCAGGGCGGTCTGCGGGCGGCGATGGCGTTGGCATGGGTCGGCGCCGTGGGCGGCATGGTGCTGATGGTGTGGTCCCATGCGGAGGCCGGACTGGCCCCCAAGGCAGACGCCTGGAGCGCTACGGTGGCCGCGCTGCTGGGGTGGCAGGCCTTTCACGTACTGGTGCTGGCTGTGATGGCGCCCTATGTGCTGGCGCGGTCGTGGACCGGCCTGCTGCAGCCGCGCGCGCGCGCCACGCTCGACAACATCGTGCTCTTCTGGCACTACGTGACGGCGCAAGGCGTGGCGGGCGCTGCGCTGGTGCAGTTCCTGCCGGAGTGGATGGCATGA
- a CDS encoding c-type cytochrome, whose product MSLPNAGTLVLSPAGPAAAAIAEVSWVLMLCAAALFTGTMVLLGMALRRRAGRIRPMWWLAGGGLVLPAVVLTALFVYGMERAPPWGQAPPPGAMVVSITGRMWWWEIRYRDPATGADVVTANELRLPVGRPVYLGLSSREVIHSLWIPELGGKMDMVPGRTNHLLLQASRPGVFRGQCAEFCGEAHARMALHAVAQPQADFDAWLAAQAKPAMSPATERLQAGLQVFQAQKCAACHTVRGVAEGARLGPDLTHVGSRLHLAAGTLPNDAASMARWLAHVQAMKPGARMPAYERLPTTELDALAAWLGSLR is encoded by the coding sequence ATGTCCCTACCGAACGCCGGCACCCTCGTACTGTCGCCCGCCGGCCCTGCTGCCGCAGCGATCGCCGAAGTTTCCTGGGTGCTGATGCTGTGCGCCGCCGCATTGTTCACCGGCACCATGGTGTTGCTGGGGATGGCCTTGCGTCGGCGTGCCGGCCGCATCCGGCCGATGTGGTGGCTGGCCGGCGGCGGGCTGGTGCTGCCGGCCGTGGTGCTGACCGCACTGTTCGTCTACGGCATGGAACGCGCGCCGCCCTGGGGCCAGGCGCCGCCGCCGGGCGCGATGGTGGTGTCGATCACCGGGCGCATGTGGTGGTGGGAGATCCGCTACCGCGATCCCGCCACCGGCGCGGACGTCGTTACCGCCAACGAACTCCGGCTGCCGGTCGGCCGCCCCGTCTACTTGGGGCTGTCGAGCCGCGAGGTGATCCACAGCCTCTGGATTCCCGAGCTGGGCGGCAAGATGGACATGGTGCCCGGCCGTACCAATCATCTGTTGCTGCAGGCGTCGCGGCCGGGGGTGTTCCGCGGACAGTGCGCCGAATTCTGTGGTGAGGCCCATGCCCGCATGGCCCTGCATGCGGTGGCACAGCCGCAGGCCGATTTCGACGCGTGGCTGGCAGCGCAGGCCAAGCCTGCGATGTCACCCGCCACCGAGCGGCTGCAGGCTGGACTGCAGGTCTTTCAGGCGCAGAAATGCGCGGCCTGCCACACGGTGCGGGGCGTGGCCGAGGGCGCACGGCTGGGGCCGGACCTGACCCATGTGGGCAGCCGCCTGCACCTGGCGGCCGGCACGCTGCCCAACGACGCTGCTTCCATGGCGCGCTGGCTGGCCCATGTACAGGCCATGAAACCCGGTGCCCGCATGCCGGCCTACGAGCGTTTGCCAACGACCGAACTCGATGCACTGGCCGCGTGGCTGGGTTCCCTGCGATGA